A single window of Arvicola amphibius chromosome 15, mArvAmp1.2, whole genome shotgun sequence DNA harbors:
- the Hook2 gene encoding protein Hook homolog 2 isoform X1: protein MSVDKAELCGSLLTWLQTFQVPPPCASPQDLSSGLAIAHVLNQIDPSWFNDAWLQGISEDPSPSWRLKVRKLEKILQSLMEYSKDVLGHPVSEQLLPDVSLIGEFSDPAELGKLLQLVLGCAISCEKKQEYIQRIMTLEESVQHVVMEAIQELMTKDTPDSLSTDTYGNFDTQSRRYYFLSEEVEEGDELQQHCLDLERQLVLLSEEKQNLVLENAALRERVGRSEVESAPGLTAKKLLLLQSQLEQLQEENFRLESSREDERLRCLELEREVTELQQRNQVLTSLSQEAQVLKDEMDELRQSSERARQLEATLNSCRSRLGELQELRRQVRQLEERNAGHAERTRQLEEELRRAGSLRAQLETQRRQVQELQGQWQEEAMKAEKWLFECQNLEEKCDLVTKEKERLLMERDSLREANEELRCAQLQPRGLAQADFSLDPTPSGLENLAAEILPAELREMLLPLQLENKRLRQQEAADRERQEELQRHLEEANRARHGLETQHRLNQQQLSELRAQVEDLQKALQEQGGKAEDPTLLKRKLEDHLQKLHEADLELQRKREYIEKLEPPTDNNTARRIEELQDSLQKKDADLQAMEERYRRYVDKARTVIQTLEPKQRPPTGVSPELQTLRKQLWERNMRIRHLEMDYEKSRSQREQEEKLLISAWYSMGMALEQRAGEEQAPAHAQSFLAQQRLATNARRGPLGRLASLSLRPTDKH, encoded by the exons ATGAGTGTGGACAAGGCCGAGCTATGCGGGTCTCTGCTCACCTGG TTGCAGACGTTCCAAGTTCCACCCCCCTGTGCCAGCCCCCAGGACCTGAGCAGCGGACTCGCCATAGCCCATGTGCTGAATCAGAT AGACCCTTCCTGGTTCAACGACGCATGGCTCCAGGGCAtctcagaggacccaagtcccaGCTGGAGGTTGAAG GTCAGGAAACTGGAGAAGATCTTACAGAGCTTGATGGAATATTCGAAGGAT GTTCTGGGACATCCCGTATCGGAACAGCTCCTTCCAGATGTGAGCCTCATTGGCGAGTTCTCAGATCCTGCAGAGCTCGGCAAACTGCTTCAGTTGGTACTGGGCTGTGCTATCAGTTGTGAGAAAAAACAGG AGTATATCCAGAGAATTATGACACTGGAGGAATCTGTTCAACATGTAGTGATGGAAGCCATCCAGGAG CTCATGACAAAAGACACTCCTGATTCCCTGTCAACGGACACTTATGGGAACTTTGACACACAG TCCCGAAGATACTATTTCCTGAGCGAGGAGGTGGAAGAGGGTGATGAACTTCAGCAACACTGCCTAGACCTGGAGCGCCAG CTTGTACTCCTTTCAGAGGAGAAACAGAATCTGGTGCTAGAGAACGCTGCCCTGCGGGAGCGGGTGGGCCGCTCGGAAGTGGAGAGCGCCCCCGGCCTCACTGCTAAGAAGCTGTTGCTCCTACAGTCACAGCTAGAGCAGCTGCAGGAGGAGAACTTCAG GCTGGAGAGCAGCCGAGAAGATGAGCGGCTACGCTGCTTGGAGCTGGAGCGGGAGGTCACTGAGCTGCAGCAACGGAACCAAGTGCTGACCAGCCTCTCCCAGGAGGCACAAGTACTGAAGGATGAGATGGATGAGCTTCG ACAGTCCTCCGAACGTGCAAGGCAGCTGGAGGCCACTCTGAACAGCTGCCGGAGCCGCCTGGGTGAGCTGCAGGAGCTCCGGCGGCAGGTGCGGCAGCTGGAGGAGCGGAATGCGGGCCATGCCGAACGCACGCGCCAGCTGGAAGAGGAGCTGCGCCGTGCGGGATCCCTGCGTGCCCAGCTCGAGACTCAGCGCAGGCAG GTGCAAGAGCTGCAAGGCCAGTGGCAGGAAGAGGCCATGAAGGCTGAGAAGTGGCTGTTTGAATGCCAAAACCTAGAGGAAAAGTGTGACTTGGTGACAAAGGAGAAGGAG CGGCTGTTGATGGAGAGAGACTCTCTGAGGGAGGCCAACGAGGAACTCCGCTGTGCCCAGCTTCAGCCTAGGGGATTGGCTCAGGCTG actTCTCGTTGGATCCCACTCCTTCTGGCCTGGAAAATTTAGCAGCCGAGATCCTGCCTGCAGAGCTCAG AGAGATGCTCCTGCCGCTCCAGCTGGAGAACAAGCGGCTACGCCAGCAGGAGGCCGCGGACCGGGAGCGACAGGAGGAGCTGCAGCGCCACCTGGAGGAGGCCAACCGTGCACGCCATGGGCTGGAGACGCAGCACCG GCTGAACCAGCAGCAGCTGTCTGAGCTGAGGGCCCAGGTGGAAGATCTACAGAAGGCCTTGCAGGAGCAGGGGGGCAAGGCTGAGGAT CCCACCCTGCTGAAGAGGAAACTGGAAGACCACCT GCAGAAGCTGCATGAGGCTGATCTGGAGCTGCAGAGGAAACGAGAATACATTGAGAAGTTGGAGCCTCCTACTGACAACAATA CAGCTCGTCGGATTGAGGAGCTGCAGGACAGCCTGCAGAAGAAGGACGCAGACTTGcaggccatggaggagcgctACCGCCGCTATGTGGACAAGGCACGCACG GTCATTCAGACCCTGGAACCTAAGCAGCGGCCACCCACTGGGGTGTCCCCGGAACTCCAAACCCTGAGGAAACAGCTGTGGGAGCGGAACATGCGAATACGGCACCTGGAG ATGGACTATGAGAAGAGTCGGAGTCAGCGGGAGCAGGAGGAAAAGCTGCTCATCAGTGCCTGGTACAGCATG GGTATGGCCTTGGAGCAACGGGCTGGGGAAGAGCAGGCTCCTGCCCACGCCCAGTCCTTCCTGGCACAGCAAAGACTGGCCACCAATGCACGCCGAGGACCCCTGGGACGCCTGGCTTCTCTGAGCCTTCGCCCCACTGACAAGCACTGA
- the Hook2 gene encoding protein Hook homolog 2 isoform X2, which produces MSVDKAELCGSLLTWLQTFQVPPPCASPQDLSSGLAIAHVLNQIDPSWFNDAWLQGISEDPSPSWRLKVRKLEKILQSLMEYSKDVLGHPVSEQLLPDVSLIGEFSDPAELGKLLQLVLGCAISCEKKQEYIQRIMTLEESVQHVVMEAIQELMTKDTPDSLSTDTYGNFDTQSRRYYFLSEEVEEGDELQQHCLDLERQLVLLSEEKQNLVLENAALRERVGRSEVESAPGLTAKKLLLLQSQLEQLQEENFRLESSREDERLRCLELEREVTELQQRNQVLTSLSQEAQVLKDEMDELRQSSERARQLEATLNSCRSRLGELQELRRQVRQLEERNAGHAERTRQLEEELRRAGSLRAQLETQRRQVQELQGQWQEEAMKAEKWLFECQNLEEKCDLVTKEKERLLMERDSLREANEELRCAQLQPRGLAQADFSLDPTPSGLENLAAEILPAELREMLLPLQLENKRLRQQEAADRERQEELQRHLEEANRARHGLETQHRLNQQQLSELRAQVEDLQKALQEQGGKAEDPTLLKRKLEDHLQKLHEADLELQRKREYIEKLEPPTDNNTRRIEELQDSLQKKDADLQAMEERYRRYVDKARTVIQTLEPKQRPPTGVSPELQTLRKQLWERNMRIRHLEMDYEKSRSQREQEEKLLISAWYSMGMALEQRAGEEQAPAHAQSFLAQQRLATNARRGPLGRLASLSLRPTDKH; this is translated from the exons ATGAGTGTGGACAAGGCCGAGCTATGCGGGTCTCTGCTCACCTGG TTGCAGACGTTCCAAGTTCCACCCCCCTGTGCCAGCCCCCAGGACCTGAGCAGCGGACTCGCCATAGCCCATGTGCTGAATCAGAT AGACCCTTCCTGGTTCAACGACGCATGGCTCCAGGGCAtctcagaggacccaagtcccaGCTGGAGGTTGAAG GTCAGGAAACTGGAGAAGATCTTACAGAGCTTGATGGAATATTCGAAGGAT GTTCTGGGACATCCCGTATCGGAACAGCTCCTTCCAGATGTGAGCCTCATTGGCGAGTTCTCAGATCCTGCAGAGCTCGGCAAACTGCTTCAGTTGGTACTGGGCTGTGCTATCAGTTGTGAGAAAAAACAGG AGTATATCCAGAGAATTATGACACTGGAGGAATCTGTTCAACATGTAGTGATGGAAGCCATCCAGGAG CTCATGACAAAAGACACTCCTGATTCCCTGTCAACGGACACTTATGGGAACTTTGACACACAG TCCCGAAGATACTATTTCCTGAGCGAGGAGGTGGAAGAGGGTGATGAACTTCAGCAACACTGCCTAGACCTGGAGCGCCAG CTTGTACTCCTTTCAGAGGAGAAACAGAATCTGGTGCTAGAGAACGCTGCCCTGCGGGAGCGGGTGGGCCGCTCGGAAGTGGAGAGCGCCCCCGGCCTCACTGCTAAGAAGCTGTTGCTCCTACAGTCACAGCTAGAGCAGCTGCAGGAGGAGAACTTCAG GCTGGAGAGCAGCCGAGAAGATGAGCGGCTACGCTGCTTGGAGCTGGAGCGGGAGGTCACTGAGCTGCAGCAACGGAACCAAGTGCTGACCAGCCTCTCCCAGGAGGCACAAGTACTGAAGGATGAGATGGATGAGCTTCG ACAGTCCTCCGAACGTGCAAGGCAGCTGGAGGCCACTCTGAACAGCTGCCGGAGCCGCCTGGGTGAGCTGCAGGAGCTCCGGCGGCAGGTGCGGCAGCTGGAGGAGCGGAATGCGGGCCATGCCGAACGCACGCGCCAGCTGGAAGAGGAGCTGCGCCGTGCGGGATCCCTGCGTGCCCAGCTCGAGACTCAGCGCAGGCAG GTGCAAGAGCTGCAAGGCCAGTGGCAGGAAGAGGCCATGAAGGCTGAGAAGTGGCTGTTTGAATGCCAAAACCTAGAGGAAAAGTGTGACTTGGTGACAAAGGAGAAGGAG CGGCTGTTGATGGAGAGAGACTCTCTGAGGGAGGCCAACGAGGAACTCCGCTGTGCCCAGCTTCAGCCTAGGGGATTGGCTCAGGCTG actTCTCGTTGGATCCCACTCCTTCTGGCCTGGAAAATTTAGCAGCCGAGATCCTGCCTGCAGAGCTCAG AGAGATGCTCCTGCCGCTCCAGCTGGAGAACAAGCGGCTACGCCAGCAGGAGGCCGCGGACCGGGAGCGACAGGAGGAGCTGCAGCGCCACCTGGAGGAGGCCAACCGTGCACGCCATGGGCTGGAGACGCAGCACCG GCTGAACCAGCAGCAGCTGTCTGAGCTGAGGGCCCAGGTGGAAGATCTACAGAAGGCCTTGCAGGAGCAGGGGGGCAAGGCTGAGGAT CCCACCCTGCTGAAGAGGAAACTGGAAGACCACCT GCAGAAGCTGCATGAGGCTGATCTGGAGCTGCAGAGGAAACGAGAATACATTGAGAAGTTGGAGCCTCCTACTGACAACAATA CTCGTCGGATTGAGGAGCTGCAGGACAGCCTGCAGAAGAAGGACGCAGACTTGcaggccatggaggagcgctACCGCCGCTATGTGGACAAGGCACGCACG GTCATTCAGACCCTGGAACCTAAGCAGCGGCCACCCACTGGGGTGTCCCCGGAACTCCAAACCCTGAGGAAACAGCTGTGGGAGCGGAACATGCGAATACGGCACCTGGAG ATGGACTATGAGAAGAGTCGGAGTCAGCGGGAGCAGGAGGAAAAGCTGCTCATCAGTGCCTGGTACAGCATG GGTATGGCCTTGGAGCAACGGGCTGGGGAAGAGCAGGCTCCTGCCCACGCCCAGTCCTTCCTGGCACAGCAAAGACTGGCCACCAATGCACGCCGAGGACCCCTGGGACGCCTGGCTTCTCTGAGCCTTCGCCCCACTGACAAGCACTGA
- the Hook2 gene encoding protein Hook homolog 2 isoform X4 produces MRVSAHLVADVPSSTPLCQPPGPEQRTRHSPCAESDRPFLVQRRMAPGHLRGPKSQLEVEGQETGEDLTELDGIFEGCSGTSRIGTAPSRCEPHWRVLRSCRARQTASVEYIQRIMTLEESVQHVVMEAIQELMTKDTPDSLSTDTYGNFDTQSRRYYFLSEEVEEGDELQQHCLDLERQLVLLSEEKQNLVLENAALRERVGRSEVESAPGLTAKKLLLLQSQLEQLQEENFRLESSREDERLRCLELEREVTELQQRNQVLTSLSQEAQVLKDEMDELRQSSERARQLEATLNSCRSRLGELQELRRQVRQLEERNAGHAERTRQLEEELRRAGSLRAQLETQRRQVQELQGQWQEEAMKAEKWLFECQNLEEKCDLVTKEKERLLMERDSLREANEELRCAQLQPRGLAQADFSLDPTPSGLENLAAEILPAELREMLLPLQLENKRLRQQEAADRERQEELQRHLEEANRARHGLETQHRLNQQQLSELRAQVEDLQKALQEQGGKAEDPTLLKRKLEDHLQKLHEADLELQRKREYIEKLEPPTDNNTRRIEELQDSLQKKDADLQAMEERYRRYVDKARTVIQTLEPKQRPPTGVSPELQTLRKQLWERNMRIRHLEMDYEKSRSQREQEEKLLISAWYSMGMALEQRAGEEQAPAHAQSFLAQQRLATNARRGPLGRLASLSLRPTDKH; encoded by the exons ATGCGGGTCTCTGCTCACCTGG TTGCAGACGTTCCAAGTTCCACCCCCCTGTGCCAGCCCCCAGGACCTGAGCAGCGGACTCGCCATAGCCCATGTGCTGAATCAGAT AGACCCTTCCTGGTTCAACGACGCATGGCTCCAGGGCAtctcagaggacccaagtcccaGCTGGAGGTTGAAG GTCAGGAAACTGGAGAAGATCTTACAGAGCTTGATGGAATATTCGAAGGAT GTTCTGGGACATCCCGTATCGGAACAGCTCCTTCCAGATGTGAGCCTCATTGGCGAGTTCTCAGATCCTGCAGAGCTCGGCAAACTGCTTCAGTTG AGTATATCCAGAGAATTATGACACTGGAGGAATCTGTTCAACATGTAGTGATGGAAGCCATCCAGGAG CTCATGACAAAAGACACTCCTGATTCCCTGTCAACGGACACTTATGGGAACTTTGACACACAG TCCCGAAGATACTATTTCCTGAGCGAGGAGGTGGAAGAGGGTGATGAACTTCAGCAACACTGCCTAGACCTGGAGCGCCAG CTTGTACTCCTTTCAGAGGAGAAACAGAATCTGGTGCTAGAGAACGCTGCCCTGCGGGAGCGGGTGGGCCGCTCGGAAGTGGAGAGCGCCCCCGGCCTCACTGCTAAGAAGCTGTTGCTCCTACAGTCACAGCTAGAGCAGCTGCAGGAGGAGAACTTCAG GCTGGAGAGCAGCCGAGAAGATGAGCGGCTACGCTGCTTGGAGCTGGAGCGGGAGGTCACTGAGCTGCAGCAACGGAACCAAGTGCTGACCAGCCTCTCCCAGGAGGCACAAGTACTGAAGGATGAGATGGATGAGCTTCG ACAGTCCTCCGAACGTGCAAGGCAGCTGGAGGCCACTCTGAACAGCTGCCGGAGCCGCCTGGGTGAGCTGCAGGAGCTCCGGCGGCAGGTGCGGCAGCTGGAGGAGCGGAATGCGGGCCATGCCGAACGCACGCGCCAGCTGGAAGAGGAGCTGCGCCGTGCGGGATCCCTGCGTGCCCAGCTCGAGACTCAGCGCAGGCAG GTGCAAGAGCTGCAAGGCCAGTGGCAGGAAGAGGCCATGAAGGCTGAGAAGTGGCTGTTTGAATGCCAAAACCTAGAGGAAAAGTGTGACTTGGTGACAAAGGAGAAGGAG CGGCTGTTGATGGAGAGAGACTCTCTGAGGGAGGCCAACGAGGAACTCCGCTGTGCCCAGCTTCAGCCTAGGGGATTGGCTCAGGCTG actTCTCGTTGGATCCCACTCCTTCTGGCCTGGAAAATTTAGCAGCCGAGATCCTGCCTGCAGAGCTCAG AGAGATGCTCCTGCCGCTCCAGCTGGAGAACAAGCGGCTACGCCAGCAGGAGGCCGCGGACCGGGAGCGACAGGAGGAGCTGCAGCGCCACCTGGAGGAGGCCAACCGTGCACGCCATGGGCTGGAGACGCAGCACCG GCTGAACCAGCAGCAGCTGTCTGAGCTGAGGGCCCAGGTGGAAGATCTACAGAAGGCCTTGCAGGAGCAGGGGGGCAAGGCTGAGGAT CCCACCCTGCTGAAGAGGAAACTGGAAGACCACCT GCAGAAGCTGCATGAGGCTGATCTGGAGCTGCAGAGGAAACGAGAATACATTGAGAAGTTGGAGCCTCCTACTGACAACAATA CTCGTCGGATTGAGGAGCTGCAGGACAGCCTGCAGAAGAAGGACGCAGACTTGcaggccatggaggagcgctACCGCCGCTATGTGGACAAGGCACGCACG GTCATTCAGACCCTGGAACCTAAGCAGCGGCCACCCACTGGGGTGTCCCCGGAACTCCAAACCCTGAGGAAACAGCTGTGGGAGCGGAACATGCGAATACGGCACCTGGAG ATGGACTATGAGAAGAGTCGGAGTCAGCGGGAGCAGGAGGAAAAGCTGCTCATCAGTGCCTGGTACAGCATG GGTATGGCCTTGGAGCAACGGGCTGGGGAAGAGCAGGCTCCTGCCCACGCCCAGTCCTTCCTGGCACAGCAAAGACTGGCCACCAATGCACGCCGAGGACCCCTGGGACGCCTGGCTTCTCTGAGCCTTCGCCCCACTGACAAGCACTGA
- the Hook2 gene encoding protein Hook homolog 2 isoform X3 — MRVSAHLVADVPSSTPLCQPPGPEQRTRHSPCAESDRPFLVQRRMAPGHLRGPKSQLEVEGQETGEDLTELDGIFEGCSGTSRIGTAPSRCEPHWRVLRSCRARQTASVEYIQRIMTLEESVQHVVMEAIQELMTKDTPDSLSTDTYGNFDTQSRRYYFLSEEVEEGDELQQHCLDLERQLVLLSEEKQNLVLENAALRERVGRSEVESAPGLTAKKLLLLQSQLEQLQEENFRLESSREDERLRCLELEREVTELQQRNQVLTSLSQEAQVLKDEMDELRQSSERARQLEATLNSCRSRLGELQELRRQVRQLEERNAGHAERTRQLEEELRRAGSLRAQLETQRRQVQELQGQWQEEAMKAEKWLFECQNLEEKCDLVTKEKERLLMERDSLREANEELRCAQLQPRGLAQADFSLDPTPSGLENLAAEILPAELREMLLPLQLENKRLRQQEAADRERQEELQRHLEEANRARHGLETQHRLNQQQLSELRAQVEDLQKALQEQGGKAEDPTLLKRKLEDHLQKLHEADLELQRKREYIEKLEPPTDNNTARRIEELQDSLQKKDADLQAMEERYRRYVDKARTVIQTLEPKQRPPTGVSPELQTLRKQLWERNMRIRHLEMDYEKSRSQREQEEKLLISAWYSMGMALEQRAGEEQAPAHAQSFLAQQRLATNARRGPLGRLASLSLRPTDKH, encoded by the exons ATGCGGGTCTCTGCTCACCTGG TTGCAGACGTTCCAAGTTCCACCCCCCTGTGCCAGCCCCCAGGACCTGAGCAGCGGACTCGCCATAGCCCATGTGCTGAATCAGAT AGACCCTTCCTGGTTCAACGACGCATGGCTCCAGGGCAtctcagaggacccaagtcccaGCTGGAGGTTGAAG GTCAGGAAACTGGAGAAGATCTTACAGAGCTTGATGGAATATTCGAAGGAT GTTCTGGGACATCCCGTATCGGAACAGCTCCTTCCAGATGTGAGCCTCATTGGCGAGTTCTCAGATCCTGCAGAGCTCGGCAAACTGCTTCAGTTG AGTATATCCAGAGAATTATGACACTGGAGGAATCTGTTCAACATGTAGTGATGGAAGCCATCCAGGAG CTCATGACAAAAGACACTCCTGATTCCCTGTCAACGGACACTTATGGGAACTTTGACACACAG TCCCGAAGATACTATTTCCTGAGCGAGGAGGTGGAAGAGGGTGATGAACTTCAGCAACACTGCCTAGACCTGGAGCGCCAG CTTGTACTCCTTTCAGAGGAGAAACAGAATCTGGTGCTAGAGAACGCTGCCCTGCGGGAGCGGGTGGGCCGCTCGGAAGTGGAGAGCGCCCCCGGCCTCACTGCTAAGAAGCTGTTGCTCCTACAGTCACAGCTAGAGCAGCTGCAGGAGGAGAACTTCAG GCTGGAGAGCAGCCGAGAAGATGAGCGGCTACGCTGCTTGGAGCTGGAGCGGGAGGTCACTGAGCTGCAGCAACGGAACCAAGTGCTGACCAGCCTCTCCCAGGAGGCACAAGTACTGAAGGATGAGATGGATGAGCTTCG ACAGTCCTCCGAACGTGCAAGGCAGCTGGAGGCCACTCTGAACAGCTGCCGGAGCCGCCTGGGTGAGCTGCAGGAGCTCCGGCGGCAGGTGCGGCAGCTGGAGGAGCGGAATGCGGGCCATGCCGAACGCACGCGCCAGCTGGAAGAGGAGCTGCGCCGTGCGGGATCCCTGCGTGCCCAGCTCGAGACTCAGCGCAGGCAG GTGCAAGAGCTGCAAGGCCAGTGGCAGGAAGAGGCCATGAAGGCTGAGAAGTGGCTGTTTGAATGCCAAAACCTAGAGGAAAAGTGTGACTTGGTGACAAAGGAGAAGGAG CGGCTGTTGATGGAGAGAGACTCTCTGAGGGAGGCCAACGAGGAACTCCGCTGTGCCCAGCTTCAGCCTAGGGGATTGGCTCAGGCTG actTCTCGTTGGATCCCACTCCTTCTGGCCTGGAAAATTTAGCAGCCGAGATCCTGCCTGCAGAGCTCAG AGAGATGCTCCTGCCGCTCCAGCTGGAGAACAAGCGGCTACGCCAGCAGGAGGCCGCGGACCGGGAGCGACAGGAGGAGCTGCAGCGCCACCTGGAGGAGGCCAACCGTGCACGCCATGGGCTGGAGACGCAGCACCG GCTGAACCAGCAGCAGCTGTCTGAGCTGAGGGCCCAGGTGGAAGATCTACAGAAGGCCTTGCAGGAGCAGGGGGGCAAGGCTGAGGAT CCCACCCTGCTGAAGAGGAAACTGGAAGACCACCT GCAGAAGCTGCATGAGGCTGATCTGGAGCTGCAGAGGAAACGAGAATACATTGAGAAGTTGGAGCCTCCTACTGACAACAATA CAGCTCGTCGGATTGAGGAGCTGCAGGACAGCCTGCAGAAGAAGGACGCAGACTTGcaggccatggaggagcgctACCGCCGCTATGTGGACAAGGCACGCACG GTCATTCAGACCCTGGAACCTAAGCAGCGGCCACCCACTGGGGTGTCCCCGGAACTCCAAACCCTGAGGAAACAGCTGTGGGAGCGGAACATGCGAATACGGCACCTGGAG ATGGACTATGAGAAGAGTCGGAGTCAGCGGGAGCAGGAGGAAAAGCTGCTCATCAGTGCCTGGTACAGCATG GGTATGGCCTTGGAGCAACGGGCTGGGGAAGAGCAGGCTCCTGCCCACGCCCAGTCCTTCCTGGCACAGCAAAGACTGGCCACCAATGCACGCCGAGGACCCCTGGGACGCCTGGCTTCTCTGAGCCTTCGCCCCACTGACAAGCACTGA